A region of the Deltaproteobacteria bacterium genome:
ACGAAAATGGTGGCCCCGGTCGAGATGCTGAAGAACAGCCCAGGGTTTCCGGCATTCAACTCCTGGAGATGGTTCTTCATATAGAAGAAGACAACCGTCGTGGAGGTGTAAAAAAGAAAATTGGCGACCAAGAGCCTGGAAACACCAGGTGCTCTCAAACCGGCCGCTATCTCTCCGAAACCCGGCCGGGCCGTGGCACGGGATGGTAAAAATCGGATCATCCGTCGAACCCTCATCCCAAGGGGCCACAACAAGAGCATGGCCGGCAGGAGCAACGGAGCGGCCATGGCGTAGACATGGGCCTCGTTGCCGACAAGAGGGAGCAGACGTTCCACCAGAGGAGGCAATACGGCATAGGGCAGGAGGCTTGTGACGGCAAAAACCCCGAAGGCCTGTCCGCTGCGCCCTTGCGGGATGAAGATGACCATCACCGCCACCACGGCCGAAATCAAGAGCACAAACCCCAGGCCGTGAACCATCCGAACCACTGCCAAGCCCCACAGCCCCTCGGCCCACTGATACGAGGTCAGGGCGGCCATGACGAGTCCAAGGCCCAAACCCGCGGCCCTGAGACCGTTTCGGGGGGTCAAAAACGGACTGATAATCGGCCGAAACACCAGGGCTGCGGCCGATTCAAGCCCCAGCAGCAGACCTCTCCACTCGGGAGACACTCCGATCCGCTCCATGTAGACGTTGAATCCGTAGAAAATCGAGATATTGCAAAAGGCCAGAAAACAGACCAGACTGAGAACGATAAATCCAAAGCTGATCAGGCCTTGCCTGGATTGTGCTGACTGCATCGACGAGCTCGATCTCCTAGATGTTTTTTGACGAATCCGAATCGTTTTGCCCGAACATTGCCCAAAGCAAAACAGCTATCCATGAGACTTCGAATCCACCTCGTCGGCTTGGCATTGAGCCCGGATTCAGCCTTCAAGAACCACATACTTCCGAGTTTTTTCCGCTTGGACCCGGGAAAGCGCCCCGCGTTCCTCTCACCCCCACACGGCGTAGGGAAGACCCACCAGGATCAAAGACCCGATCCGGGCCGTCTGGTTGTAGACGATGAGCCGCCAGGCCAAAGCGGGCTTGAAGATACCCGCATAATACGGAAACTGGTGGCGGAAAGCCCGCATGGGCGAGGACAAAATGTTCCCGACCAGAAGGGCCAGGACCACCTCCTTGGTCCCCAGGGTACCGCCGTCCAGCAGGGCCCCGGCCGCGGCGATGCCGGCCGTGAACTCGGCGGCG
Encoded here:
- a CDS encoding MFS transporter, with amino-acid sequence MQSAQSRQGLISFGFIVLSLVCFLAFCNISIFYGFNVYMERIGVSPEWRGLLLGLESAAALVFRPIISPFLTPRNGLRAAGLGLGLVMAALTSYQWAEGLWGLAVVRMVHGLGFVLLISAVVAVMVIFIPQGRSGQAFGVFAVTSLLPYAVLPPLVERLLPLVGNEAHVYAMAAPLLLPAMLLLWPLGMRVRRMIRFLPSRATARPGFGEIAAGLRAPGVSRLLVANFLFYTSTTVVFFYMKNHLQELNAGNPGLFFSISTGATIFVRVVCGALLDRGNKATLLAIFLGLLALCMVLFALASQPDFILALAAVYGICLGFIFPLFSSAMFDVSPQHLRGVNTNVMLSAMDGGYVLGPVLAGMFLAYGLESSELFFVFAVLPVLAALVVRSLIGSILRESSA